A genomic segment from Amycolatopsis camponoti encodes:
- a CDS encoding PaaI family thioesterase, with protein sequence MTDPEGTQLFHRSMPFSERLGVEVLEHGKALVRSRLKWDESLCTLGGALHGGALMALADSTGAVCAFLNLPEGAQGTTTVESKTNFLRAVRSGYAVASSRPLHAGRKFVVVETEIHDDDGKLVAKVTQTQAVL encoded by the coding sequence ATGACCGATCCCGAGGGCACCCAGCTCTTCCACCGTTCCATGCCGTTCTCCGAGCGCCTCGGCGTCGAGGTGCTGGAGCATGGCAAGGCACTCGTCCGCAGCCGGCTGAAGTGGGACGAGAGCCTCTGCACGCTCGGCGGCGCCCTGCACGGAGGCGCGCTCATGGCGCTGGCCGACTCGACCGGTGCCGTGTGCGCGTTCCTCAACCTCCCCGAGGGCGCCCAGGGCACGACGACCGTCGAGTCGAAGACGAACTTCCTGCGTGCCGTGCGTTCGGGCTACGCCGTTGCGTCGTCCAGACCACTGCACGCCGGGCGCAAGTTCGTCGTGGTGGAGACGGAGATCCACGACGACGACGGCAAGTTGGTCGCGAAAGTGACACAGACGCAGGCCGTCCTGTAG
- a CDS encoding TIGR03767 family metallophosphoesterase yields the protein MAELTRRTFATAGAAGLGLLLCTPTANALDRALRLTSARSVSTAGTTLEQVATGGGTGSYSRLSAGPGWPLVVRGDLATPQTGRDDRRRALSAFVQFTDLHITDTESPARFEYLHPFIGSAHRPQEALGTVATSALVERVNSVRQGPFTGRPFDLMVTTGDNTDNHELIELDWFLKVLNGGSVTPNSGATNAYEGVQSSGNKEFWNPSIAGVGDDYSAKGFPQLPGLLEAGIGTFTAPGLDVPWFCTFGNHDDSIVGSLPAQIPGIDAWYTGKYKVIGKDETTAKKLADAIKKPGSSVPVAELFGGSGTIREITPDARRRPFTTGEFVRAHLDSANTGPGPAGHGFTSANADGKNVYYTFRIAPGITGISLDTTTDAGFADGSIGLAQFNWVEATLKRNSSTYYDFFGRKVTHAVTDELFLLFSHHTSGSMGNVLPDSRHLLDPRLNGDAFVGLLKRFPNVLAWVNGHTHLNKITPHAGNTPQQGFWEINTASHIDFPQHARIVEVADNADGTLSLFTTLIEAEAPYAVDYGDRTPQALASLYRELSYNDIHVDLGRVGDAADHNTELLLVNPLA from the coding sequence ATGGCCGAACTCACCCGGCGCACCTTCGCCACCGCGGGCGCCGCCGGTCTCGGACTCCTGCTGTGCACGCCGACCGCGAACGCCCTCGACCGCGCGCTGCGGCTGACGAGCGCCCGCTCGGTCTCCACCGCCGGCACCACCCTCGAACAGGTCGCCACGGGCGGCGGCACCGGGAGCTACAGCCGCCTGTCCGCCGGGCCCGGCTGGCCGTTGGTCGTGCGCGGCGACCTCGCCACCCCGCAGACCGGCCGCGACGACCGGCGCCGCGCCCTCAGCGCGTTCGTGCAGTTCACCGACCTGCACATCACCGACACCGAGAGCCCCGCGCGCTTCGAGTACCTGCACCCCTTCATCGGGTCCGCGCACCGGCCGCAGGAAGCGCTCGGCACCGTCGCGACCAGCGCGCTCGTCGAACGCGTCAACAGCGTGCGGCAGGGCCCGTTCACCGGACGGCCGTTCGACCTCATGGTCACCACCGGCGACAACACGGACAACCACGAGCTGATCGAGCTGGACTGGTTCCTCAAGGTCCTCAACGGCGGCAGCGTCACGCCGAACTCCGGCGCCACGAACGCCTACGAAGGCGTCCAGAGCTCCGGCAACAAGGAGTTCTGGAACCCGTCCATCGCGGGCGTGGGCGACGACTACTCCGCCAAGGGCTTCCCGCAGCTGCCCGGCCTGCTCGAAGCGGGCATCGGGACGTTCACCGCGCCCGGCCTCGACGTCCCGTGGTTCTGCACCTTCGGCAACCACGACGACAGCATCGTCGGCTCGCTGCCGGCGCAGATCCCCGGCATCGACGCCTGGTACACCGGGAAGTACAAGGTCATCGGCAAGGACGAGACCACCGCGAAGAAGCTCGCCGACGCCATCAAGAAGCCCGGCTCCAGCGTGCCGGTCGCCGAGCTGTTCGGCGGCTCGGGCACCATCCGCGAGATCACGCCGGACGCGCGGCGCCGCCCGTTCACCACCGGCGAGTTCGTCCGCGCGCACCTCGACTCGGCCAACACCGGACCCGGCCCCGCCGGGCACGGCTTCACCAGCGCCAACGCCGACGGCAAGAACGTCTACTACACGTTCCGGATCGCGCCGGGCATCACCGGGATCAGCCTCGACACGACGACCGACGCCGGGTTCGCCGACGGCTCGATCGGCCTCGCGCAGTTCAACTGGGTCGAGGCGACGTTGAAGCGCAACAGTTCGACGTACTACGACTTCTTCGGCCGCAAGGTCACCCACGCCGTCACCGACGAGCTGTTCCTCCTGTTCAGCCACCACACCAGCGGTTCGATGGGCAACGTGCTGCCGGATTCGCGCCACCTGCTCGACCCGCGCCTGAACGGCGACGCGTTCGTCGGGCTGCTCAAGCGGTTCCCGAACGTGCTGGCGTGGGTCAACGGCCACACGCACCTCAACAAGATCACCCCGCACGCCGGGAACACGCCGCAGCAGGGCTTCTGGGAGATCAACACGGCGTCGCACATCGACTTCCCGCAGCACGCCCGGATCGTCGAGGTCGCGGACAACGCCGACGGCACGTTGTCGCTGTTCACGACGCTGATCGAGGCGGAGGCCCCGTACGCGGTGGACTACGGCGACCGGACGCCGCAAGCGCTTGCGTCGCTGTACCGCGAGCTGTCCTACAACGACATCCACGTCGACCTCGGCCGCGTCGGGGACGCCGCCGACCACAACACCGAGCTGCTGCTGGTGAACCCGCTGGCGTGA
- a CDS encoding DUF4190 domain-containing protein, with protein sequence MTDFDPYRQPDPANPGYPPSAPVPQPWGTQPYPVQPYAQPSYVSQPYSGYQPLVTSGMAVAGMVIGIVALVLFWVPFLDLLLGFLAIGLSWAGMVQADRPGYTGKGMGIAGLVCGIIAVIPALIVMLFFFGLFAAAGTACGIAC encoded by the coding sequence ATGACCGACTTCGACCCCTACCGGCAGCCGGATCCGGCGAACCCGGGCTACCCGCCTTCGGCGCCGGTTCCGCAGCCGTGGGGGACGCAGCCGTACCCGGTGCAGCCGTACGCCCAGCCGTCCTACGTCTCCCAGCCCTACTCCGGGTACCAGCCGCTGGTCACCAGCGGAATGGCGGTGGCGGGCATGGTCATCGGCATCGTCGCCCTGGTCCTGTTCTGGGTCCCGTTCCTCGACCTGCTCCTCGGCTTCCTGGCGATCGGCCTGTCGTGGGCCGGCATGGTCCAGGCCGACCGGCCGGGGTACACGGGCAAGGGCATGGGCATCGCGGGCCTGGTGTGCGGCATCATCGCGGTGATCCCGGCGCTGATCGTGATGCTGTTCTTCTTCGGCCTGTTCGCGGCGGCCGGAACGGCGTGCGGCATCGCCTGCTGA
- a CDS encoding DUF4190 domain-containing protein, with the protein MTTPDHYSPPQPEDPAAHAPIPVQPGWQPQPNPISVPLPAQPYPAVAGPYPMLRTSGLCVAGMIVGILALLGFWIPFGDVLMGLLAIGLSWAGMAQAAKPGFTGRGMGIAGLVCGIIAMIPAIIVVVIFITAATTCGIYC; encoded by the coding sequence ATGACCACGCCCGACCACTATTCGCCGCCGCAGCCGGAAGACCCCGCGGCGCACGCGCCCATCCCGGTCCAGCCCGGCTGGCAGCCCCAGCCGAACCCGATCTCGGTGCCGTTGCCCGCGCAGCCGTACCCGGCGGTGGCGGGCCCCTACCCGATGCTGCGCACCAGCGGACTGTGCGTCGCGGGCATGATCGTCGGCATCCTCGCCCTGCTCGGGTTCTGGATCCCGTTCGGCGACGTGCTGATGGGCCTGCTCGCGATCGGGCTGTCGTGGGCCGGCATGGCCCAGGCCGCCAAGCCCGGGTTCACCGGCCGCGGCATGGGCATCGCCGGCCTGGTGTGCGGCATCATCGCGATGATCCCCGCGATCATCGTCGTGGTCATCTTCATCACCGCGGCGACGACCTGCGGTATCTACTGCTGA
- a CDS encoding carbohydrate ABC transporter permease: MRAFLRWTALIVAAVLFLLPFYLLVRNGLASRAEITAPQWTFFPSTVHWENFSRLFSSDDVPFARSLLNSSVVAALQTVGLLVVCSLAGYGLARIPYRHSRIVFYAVLATLMIPTSVTFVPSFVVVSSLGWLSDFRGLVIPGLFSAFSVFLFRQYFLDFPRELEEAGRVDGLTRWGVFWRVVVPNSKGFFAAIAVITVIGSWNAFLWPLIIAQSPDSWTVQVALSGLLTAQNPQLNLLFLAAAVSILPIVLLFAFLQRYLVRGVTESGLGGS, translated from the coding sequence ATGAGGGCGTTCCTCCGGTGGACGGCGTTGATCGTCGCCGCGGTGCTGTTCCTGCTGCCGTTCTACCTGCTGGTGCGCAACGGCCTGGCTTCGCGGGCGGAGATCACCGCTCCACAGTGGACGTTCTTCCCGTCCACAGTGCACTGGGAGAACTTCTCGCGGCTGTTCTCCTCCGACGACGTCCCCTTCGCGCGCAGCCTGCTGAACTCTTCGGTGGTCGCCGCTCTGCAGACGGTCGGGCTGCTGGTGGTCTGCTCACTGGCGGGCTACGGCCTCGCGCGGATCCCGTACCGGCACTCCCGGATCGTGTTCTACGCGGTGCTGGCGACGCTGATGATCCCGACGTCGGTGACGTTCGTGCCGAGCTTCGTCGTGGTCTCGTCGCTCGGCTGGCTGTCGGACTTCCGCGGGCTGGTGATCCCCGGGCTGTTCAGCGCGTTCAGCGTGTTCCTGTTCCGGCAGTACTTCCTGGACTTCCCGCGCGAACTGGAGGAGGCCGGGCGGGTGGACGGGCTGACCCGCTGGGGCGTGTTCTGGCGCGTGGTGGTGCCGAACTCGAAGGGCTTCTTCGCGGCGATCGCGGTGATCACGGTGATCGGCAGCTGGAACGCGTTCCTGTGGCCGCTGATCATCGCCCAGTCGCCGGACTCCTGGACGGTGCAGGTGGCGCTGTCGGGCCTGCTGACGGCGCAGAACCCCCAGCTGAACCTGCTGTTCCTGGCGGCGGCGGTGTCGATCCTGCCGATCGTGCTGCTGTTCGCGTTCCTGCAGCGGTACCTGGTGCGCGGGGTGACGGAGTCCGGTTTGGGCGGGTCGTAA
- a CDS encoding carbohydrate ABC transporter permease has translation MRGRDTRAFWLFVGPFLLGLAVFAYLPIGWSAYLSFFDARNTVTPTEFVGLDNYGHMLTDEPFLSSLGTFSVFAVFIVPLTFVLSLALALGVNRLRFARAFFRSVFFLPFACSYVVASLIWKTSLFSGVRYGLANTVLSLFGADPVAWTGTVNPPLYWIVLVTARLWLQLGFYMILFIAALQRIPRHLYEAAWLDGAKPGWQVFRYITLPQLRATAVAVLLLNLINAYQAFDEFYNIMGDARGYPPFARPPLVYLYYTSLGSGGQDLGRGSAGAVILALIIALVTLLQGRVFRFGRVS, from the coding sequence ATGAGGGGGCGCGACACGCGCGCGTTCTGGCTGTTCGTCGGGCCGTTCCTGCTGGGGCTCGCGGTCTTCGCGTACCTGCCGATCGGGTGGAGCGCGTACCTGTCCTTCTTCGACGCGCGCAACACGGTGACGCCGACCGAGTTCGTCGGGCTGGACAACTACGGGCACATGCTCACCGACGAGCCGTTCCTGTCGAGCCTGGGCACGTTCAGCGTGTTCGCGGTGTTCATCGTGCCGCTGACGTTCGTCCTTTCGCTGGCTTTGGCGCTGGGCGTCAACCGGCTTCGGTTCGCGCGGGCGTTCTTCCGGTCGGTGTTCTTCCTGCCGTTCGCGTGCTCGTACGTCGTCGCGTCGCTGATCTGGAAGACGTCGCTGTTCTCCGGTGTCCGCTACGGACTGGCGAACACGGTGCTCAGCCTGTTCGGCGCCGACCCGGTGGCCTGGACCGGCACGGTGAACCCGCCGCTGTACTGGATCGTGCTGGTGACCGCGCGGTTGTGGCTGCAGCTCGGGTTCTACATGATCCTGTTCATCGCGGCGCTGCAACGGATTCCCCGGCACCTGTACGAAGCGGCCTGGCTCGACGGCGCCAAGCCGGGCTGGCAGGTGTTCCGCTACATCACGTTGCCGCAGCTGCGCGCCACCGCGGTGGCGGTGCTCCTGCTGAACCTGATCAACGCCTACCAGGCGTTCGACGAGTTCTACAACATCATGGGCGACGCGCGCGGCTACCCGCCGTTCGCCCGGCCGCCGCTGGTGTACCTGTACTACACGTCGCTGGGCTCGGGCGGCCAGGACCTCGGCCGCGGCAGCGCGGGCGCGGTGATCCTGGCGCTGATCATCGCGCTGGTGACCCTGCTGCAAGGCCGTGTCTTCCGCTTCGGGCGGGTGTCATGA
- a CDS encoding ABC transporter substrate-binding protein — MQRNRRSFLALAGAGAAGALAAACGSNTGRQGTAPPSTAYSAGPPPSDAPKVTLQQWYHAYGEDGVQEAVKRYAATYPAATVEVQWNPGDYDSKIVTALQNSKVPDVFEAQVKIDWVRQNQVVPLDDVIAPVKGDFSPAVLAAQTVEGKVYGIPQAIDTQVLFYRKSLLQAAGVQPPQTVDELIDAAAKLSKDGVKGFFAGNDGGVGVLTGPLLWSAGLDYLKNGNREVGFDDPRAATALAKLHTLNSNGSLLLGAPADWSDPGAFIDGLAAMQWTGLWNVPKIRQAFDDDFGVLPFPKLDGSGAPSVPVGAYGAMVNAKSAHIAEAKAFVKWLWIDKTDDQLEFATKFGFHVPARQSLVGQASGLASGPAADAARFVKENSHLVGGPVWTQQANTALSDAVAKIAKEGADPVAQTKTAVDAAASELKRLFG, encoded by the coding sequence ATGCAGCGGAACAGGCGGAGCTTTCTCGCGCTCGCGGGAGCGGGCGCGGCGGGCGCGCTCGCGGCGGCGTGCGGGTCGAACACCGGGCGGCAGGGCACCGCGCCGCCGTCGACGGCGTACTCGGCGGGTCCGCCGCCCTCGGACGCGCCCAAGGTCACGCTCCAGCAGTGGTACCACGCGTACGGCGAAGACGGCGTCCAGGAAGCGGTCAAGCGCTACGCCGCGACCTATCCCGCGGCCACCGTCGAGGTCCAGTGGAACCCCGGCGACTACGACTCGAAGATCGTCACGGCGCTGCAGAACAGCAAGGTGCCGGACGTCTTCGAGGCGCAGGTCAAGATCGACTGGGTGCGGCAGAACCAGGTGGTGCCGCTCGACGACGTGATCGCACCGGTCAAGGGCGACTTCAGCCCGGCCGTGCTCGCCGCGCAGACCGTCGAGGGCAAGGTCTACGGCATCCCGCAGGCCATCGACACGCAGGTGCTCTTCTACCGCAAGAGCCTGCTGCAGGCGGCGGGCGTGCAGCCGCCGCAGACGGTCGACGAGCTGATCGACGCGGCCGCCAAGCTCTCGAAGGACGGCGTCAAGGGCTTCTTCGCGGGCAACGACGGCGGCGTCGGCGTGCTCACCGGGCCGCTGCTGTGGTCGGCCGGCCTCGACTACCTGAAGAACGGCAACCGCGAGGTGGGCTTCGACGACCCGCGCGCCGCGACCGCGCTGGCCAAGCTGCACACCCTCAACAGCAACGGTTCGCTGCTGCTCGGCGCGCCCGCCGACTGGTCGGATCCGGGCGCGTTCATCGACGGGCTCGCGGCGATGCAGTGGACCGGGCTGTGGAACGTGCCGAAGATCCGCCAAGCGTTCGACGACGACTTCGGCGTGCTGCCGTTCCCGAAGCTGGACGGCAGCGGCGCGCCGTCGGTGCCGGTCGGCGCGTACGGCGCGATGGTGAACGCCAAGAGCGCGCACATCGCCGAGGCCAAGGCGTTCGTGAAGTGGCTGTGGATCGACAAGACCGACGACCAGCTGGAGTTCGCGACGAAGTTCGGCTTCCACGTCCCGGCGCGCCAGAGCCTGGTCGGCCAGGCGAGCGGCCTCGCGTCGGGCCCGGCGGCCGACGCCGCGAGGTTCGTCAAGGAGAACAGCCACCTGGTCGGCGGTCCGGTGTGGACACAGCAGGCGAACACGGCGTTGTCCGACGCGGTCGCGAAGATCGCGAAGGAGGGGGCCGACCCGGTCGCGCAGACCAAGACCGCCGTTGACGCCGCGGCATCCGAGCTGAAGCGCCTGTTCGGATGA
- a CDS encoding long-chain fatty acid--CoA ligase, whose product MLSTMQDGQLSLANLLRHGTSVHSASEVITWTGSEARRESYGDLGRHAARLANALRSLGVTGDQRVGTFMWNNAEHLAAYLAVPAMGAVLHTLNIRLFPEQLVFVANHAEDQVVIVDGTLVPLLAKQLPEFKTVRHVIVANGDAASLQAPDGVQVHSYAELLAAQPDTFDWPDIDERSAAAMCYTSGTTGDPKGVVYSHRSIWLHSMQVCMSDSMNLAQHDKALAIVPQFHAMAWGLPYAALMVGASLVMPDRFLQPAPLAALLAAEKPTFAGAVPTVWQGLLAHLEANPQDISHLREVVVGGSAVPPSLMHAFEERHHVRILHAWGMTETSPLGSVARPPASATGDEAWRYRYTQGRFPAAVSARLIGDSGEELPWDNEAVGELEVRGPWIAGAYYGGADVDPDKFHDGWLRTGDVGKISADGYLTLTDRAKDVIKSGGEWISSVDLENQVMGHPAVAEAAVVGIPDEKWDERPLVAVVLKEGRTATAEELREFLADKVAKWQLPENWTFVDEVPKTSVGKFDKKRIRASYSEGKLDIAQL is encoded by the coding sequence ATGTTGAGCACCATGCAGGACGGCCAGCTGTCGCTGGCGAACCTGCTCCGCCACGGCACGTCGGTGCACTCGGCGAGCGAAGTCATCACCTGGACCGGTTCAGAAGCCCGCCGCGAGAGCTACGGCGACCTCGGTCGCCACGCCGCCCGCCTCGCGAACGCGCTCCGGAGCCTCGGCGTGACGGGCGACCAGCGCGTCGGCACGTTCATGTGGAACAACGCCGAGCACCTGGCCGCCTACCTGGCCGTCCCGGCCATGGGTGCGGTCCTGCACACCCTGAACATCCGGCTGTTCCCCGAGCAGCTGGTGTTCGTCGCCAACCACGCCGAGGACCAGGTCGTCATCGTCGACGGCACGCTGGTCCCGCTGCTGGCGAAGCAGCTGCCGGAGTTCAAGACGGTCCGGCACGTCATCGTGGCCAACGGCGACGCGGCGTCACTGCAGGCCCCGGACGGCGTCCAGGTGCACTCCTACGCCGAGCTGCTGGCCGCCCAGCCGGACACCTTCGACTGGCCGGACATCGACGAACGCTCGGCCGCCGCGATGTGTTACACGTCGGGCACGACGGGTGACCCCAAGGGCGTCGTCTACTCGCACCGGTCGATCTGGCTGCACTCGATGCAGGTCTGCATGAGCGACAGCATGAACCTCGCCCAGCACGACAAGGCACTGGCGATCGTGCCGCAGTTCCACGCGATGGCGTGGGGCCTGCCGTACGCGGCGCTGATGGTCGGCGCGTCCCTGGTGATGCCGGACCGGTTCCTCCAGCCCGCCCCGCTCGCCGCGCTGCTGGCCGCCGAGAAGCCGACGTTCGCCGGCGCGGTCCCGACCGTCTGGCAGGGCCTGCTCGCCCACCTGGAAGCCAACCCGCAGGACATCTCGCACCTGCGCGAGGTCGTCGTCGGCGGGTCGGCGGTGCCGCCGTCGCTGATGCACGCGTTCGAGGAACGGCACCACGTCCGGATCCTGCACGCCTGGGGCATGACCGAGACGTCACCGCTGGGCAGCGTCGCGCGCCCGCCGGCCTCGGCGACCGGCGACGAGGCCTGGCGCTACCGCTACACGCAGGGCCGCTTCCCGGCGGCCGTGTCGGCCCGGCTGATCGGTGACTCGGGCGAGGAGCTGCCCTGGGACAACGAGGCCGTGGGCGAGCTCGAAGTCCGGGGCCCGTGGATCGCGGGGGCGTACTACGGCGGCGCGGATGTCGACCCGGACAAGTTCCACGACGGCTGGCTGCGCACCGGAGACGTCGGCAAGATCAGCGCGGACGGCTACCTCACGCTGACCGACCGCGCCAAGGACGTCATCAAGTCCGGCGGCGAGTGGATCTCCTCGGTCGACCTGGAGAACCAGGTCATGGGACACCCGGCGGTGGCCGAGGCCGCCGTCGTCGGCATCCCCGACGAGAAGTGGGACGAGCGGCCGCTGGTCGCCGTCGTGCTCAAGGAGGGGCGGACCGCGACCGCCGAGGAGCTGCGGGAGTTCCTGGCCGACAAGGTCGCGAAGTGGCAGCTGCCGGAGAACTGGACGTTCGTGGACGAAGTGCCCAAGACGAGCGTCGGCAAGTTCGACAAGAAGCGGATCCGCGCGTCCTACTCCGAGGGAAAGCTCGACATCGCACAGCTCTAA
- the mihF gene encoding integration host factor, actinobacterial type codes for MALPTLTPEQRADALAKAAEARKARSELLASIKSGKESIEKVLKQAKENKTIGKTKVTQLLKAVPGLGAVKVAALLEQAGIDPDRRAAGLGERQREALIDALK; via the coding sequence TTGGCTCTGCCTACGTTGACTCCGGAGCAGCGCGCTGACGCCTTGGCCAAGGCCGCCGAGGCTCGCAAGGCGCGTTCGGAACTGCTTGCGTCGATCAAGTCCGGCAAGGAGAGCATCGAGAAGGTGCTCAAGCAGGCCAAGGAGAACAAGACCATCGGGAAGACGAAGGTCACCCAGCTGCTGAAGGCCGTCCCCGGCCTCGGCGCGGTGAAGGTCGCCGCCCTGCTCGAGCAGGCCGGCATCGACCCGGACCGGCGTGCGGCCGGCCTGGGCGAGCGCCAGCGCGAGGCGCTCATCGACGCGCTCAAGTAG
- a CDS encoding isochorismate synthase yields MSSPDPATLALDLAARYQRGDFLFTTAERALLAQGTIRTVTETDPRRLASAIPGVLAETGASLAVGVLPFDTGPATKVPGHLVVPRTVHRSEGAPSLPREVLPAPVRVRSVPSPERHMAAVSAAVEALAARDLRKAVLARALDLEFAAPVSAESIVRNLAVGNPRHFTYAAELPGGRSLVGATPELLLRRTGRTVFSSPHAGSMPRSADPATDRANGEALRTSRKDQLEHAVVIDYLVEALRPFCRTLEVPAEPELVTTPAIWHLRTPITGELADPDVTALDLAAALHPTPAICGTPTEGARELVQELEPFDRDYYAGAVGWVDAAGDGEWAVAIRCAEIASTSMRLYAGGGIVPASDPRAELDETTAKFRTLLAAMGLADLPV; encoded by the coding sequence GTGAGTTCACCTGACCCGGCGACCCTGGCACTCGACCTCGCCGCCCGCTACCAGCGGGGCGACTTCCTCTTCACGACGGCCGAGCGCGCACTCCTCGCGCAGGGCACGATCCGGACCGTCACCGAGACGGACCCCCGTCGGCTCGCCTCGGCGATCCCCGGCGTGCTGGCCGAGACCGGCGCTTCGCTGGCCGTCGGTGTCCTGCCGTTCGACACCGGGCCCGCCACGAAGGTGCCGGGCCACCTCGTCGTGCCCCGGACCGTCCACCGCTCCGAGGGCGCGCCTTCGCTGCCGCGTGAGGTCCTGCCGGCGCCCGTGCGGGTGCGTTCGGTGCCCTCGCCCGAGCGGCACATGGCGGCCGTCTCGGCGGCCGTCGAGGCGCTGGCCGCGCGTGACCTGCGCAAAGCCGTCCTGGCCCGTGCTCTCGACCTCGAGTTCGCCGCGCCGGTGTCCGCGGAGAGCATCGTGCGCAACCTGGCGGTCGGGAACCCCCGGCACTTCACGTACGCGGCCGAGCTGCCCGGCGGCCGCTCGCTCGTCGGCGCCACGCCCGAGCTGCTGCTGCGCCGCACCGGCCGGACGGTGTTTTCGTCGCCCCACGCGGGCTCGATGCCGCGGTCCGCGGACCCGGCGACCGACCGCGCCAACGGCGAGGCACTGCGGACGTCACGCAAGGACCAGCTGGAGCACGCGGTGGTGATCGACTACCTGGTCGAGGCGCTGCGGCCGTTCTGCCGGACGCTGGAGGTCCCGGCGGAGCCCGAGCTGGTCACGACCCCGGCGATCTGGCACCTGCGCACCCCGATCACGGGCGAGCTGGCCGACCCGGACGTCACGGCGCTCGACCTGGCGGCGGCCCTGCACCCCACGCCGGCGATCTGCGGCACCCCGACCGAGGGCGCGCGCGAGCTGGTCCAGGAGCTGGAGCCGTTCGACCGCGACTACTACGCGGGAGCGGTCGGCTGGGTCGACGCCGCGGGCGACGGCGAGTGGGCGGTGGCGATCCGCTGCGCCGAGATCGCGTCGACGTCGATGCGGCTGTACGCGGGGGGCGGGATCGTCCCGGCCTCGGACCCGCGGGCGGAGCTGGACGAGACGACGGCGAAGTTCCGGACCCTGCTGGCCGCGATGGGCCTGGCGGACCTGCCGGTCTAG
- a CDS encoding 4'-phosphopantetheinyl transferase family protein has protein sequence MEIVVRWSSPLPAEERFLRLLDDVEQGRFEAYRQDADKRRFLTGRVLAKTVAAERLGLPVDSVKFDATCEDCGKPHGRPRVPGADLTLSISHSGELIGVAATPSVPVGLDVETATRKADDGLIEYALSPAEAAHLTGLTDAEKASAFFVYWTRKEAVMKATGKGLRIPLKSITFSRFDEPARLVESGDPALDPATTRSVDLKAADGYRAAIAVLTTDELSVTEEVWAP, from the coding sequence ATGGAGATCGTGGTCCGCTGGTCGTCCCCGCTGCCCGCCGAAGAGCGTTTCCTGCGCCTGCTGGACGACGTCGAGCAAGGCCGCTTCGAGGCGTACCGGCAGGACGCGGACAAGCGCCGCTTCCTCACCGGCCGCGTGCTGGCGAAGACGGTGGCGGCGGAGCGGCTCGGGCTGCCGGTCGACTCGGTGAAGTTCGACGCGACCTGCGAAGACTGCGGGAAGCCACACGGCAGGCCGCGGGTCCCGGGCGCGGACCTGACGCTGTCCATCTCCCACTCGGGCGAGCTGATCGGCGTGGCGGCGACCCCGTCGGTCCCGGTGGGCCTGGACGTCGAGACGGCGACCCGCAAGGCCGACGACGGCCTGATCGAGTACGCGTTGAGCCCCGCCGAGGCGGCCCACCTGACCGGCCTGACGGACGCGGAGAAGGCGTCGGCGTTCTTCGTCTACTGGACGCGCAAGGAGGCCGTGATGAAGGCCACGGGCAAGGGCCTGCGCATCCCGCTGAAGAGCATCACGTTCTCCCGCTTCGACGAACCGGCGCGGCTGGTGGAGTCCGGCGACCCGGCATTGGACCCGGCGACGACCCGCTCGGTGGACCTCAAGGCCGCGGACGGCTACCGGGCGGCCATCGCGGTCCTGACCACCGACGAGCTGTCGGTGACCGAGGAAGTCTGGGCCCCCTAG